From Paralcaligenes sp. KSB-10:
CGATCACCCCTGCCGAGTGGCCGTGCGCGGTATCGACCACGATCACGTCCACACCCGCGGCAGCCAGTTTTTCGACACGCTCTTCGGTGCCGTCGCCCACGCCCACCGCGGCGCCCACGCGCAACTGGCCAAGACTGTCTTTGCAGGCACTGGGATGTTCGGTGTTTTTGACGATGTCCTTGACCGTGGCCAGGCCGCGCAACTGGAATTTATCGTTGACGATAAGCACGCGCTCAAGACGATGCTGATGCATGAGCGTCTGCGCTTCGTCGAGCGTTGCGCCTTCTTTCATCGTGATGAGCCGCTCCTGCGGCGTCATGATGTCGCGCAGGGGAACGTCGAGGCGGTCTTCAAAACGCAGGTCGCGGTTGGTCACGATACCGACCAGCTTGCCGGCTTCGACCACAGGCAGGCCGGAGATGCCGTGCTGGCGCTGCAGCGCAATGGCGTCGCGCACTTTCATGGTCGGCGTAACCGTGACGGGATCGATCACAATGCCGAATTCGTGGCGCTTTACACGCGCCACTTCGCGGGCCTGCTCATCGGCGCTGAGGTTTTTATGAATGATGCCTATGCCGCCTTCCTGGGCCATGGCAATGGCCAGACGCGATTCGGTCACCGTGTCCATGGCCGCCGAAACCAGCGGAATATTTATTGTGATGTTGCGGGTAAGCTGCGTGGCAAGTTGGGTGTCCCGGGGAAGAACCTCGGAATAGGCGGGCACCAACAACACATCGTCGAAGGTAAGCGCTTTTTTGATGAGACGCATAAAATAGCTCCGTGCAAAGCAAGATTATACGCCTATGTAGAAGTATCCCAAAACAGCCTGCCGCGTTTTTTCGTCCGCATTAAAGGTAATTGCGCAGGTCGCCTGCAAAGGCCGCCCACACCGAACCCATGGGCCGCCACCGCCGCACCTAAAGAACACGGATGACGGCCGGCCGCAAGGGCCATCCCCACGGACTCACGGGCAACCCACAAGAACCGTCCCTACGCCACGGCCTATCGGCTTCCAGGACCGTATCTACAGATTCAACAAAGGGCCAGCCTTGACCAGCCCTTCTTCCTGGAGCCTGGCCAACGCATCCCGAAAAGCCTGCGCATTGGCCGCGACGTCTTTGGCCGACATGCCCGCCTTGTACAGCGCCGACCCCAAGCCAAAGCCATTGGCGCCGGCGCGCAAATACTCTTCCATATTGCCGGGCGTGATGCCGCCCACGGGCAACAGGCGATGACGATGCGGCACAACCGCCCTCCAGGCCTTGACGACCATGGGGCCAATCTGTTCCGCGGGATACAGCTTCAAGGCATCCGCGCCATTGGCCAGCGCCGCAAAAGCCTCGGTTGGAGTCGCCACGCCGGGAACGCACAACAGGCCCGATTGTTTCGCCCGGCGCACCACGCTCGGGTCGCTATGCGGCATCAGGATCAGTTGCCCGCCGGCATTCGCTATGGCCAGCACATCGTCCGGCGACATTACCGTACCGGCACCCACAAGTTGATCTGGAAAGTGCCTGGCCAGAAGCTCGATGCTTTCCAGCGGGCACGGCGAATTGAGCGGCACCTCGAGAATCTGGAAGCCGGCGCTCACGACCTCTTGCGCAATAGCGATAATTTCTTCGGGCCGAACACCTCGAAAAATGGCGATCAACGGAAATCTGTCCAGAAACGGCTCGATACTCATTGGTTTTCCTCTGCAATACGCTATTTATACTTCAGGAGATCAAACCGCACCCGCGCGCAATCGCGAGCATCCCCTGAAAGCTCGCCTGCTGCGTGCACTCCGAACTATCCACCCCAAAGACCGATAAAGCGGCCTGATAGCGCTTGAACAGGGAAGGCTTGCACACCAGGTGGATGTGCCCGCCTGCGGCACCAGGCACCAAAGACAGCGCCTCGCGAATTTCTTCACCGATCACGAGCCCCGATAAATAATCGGATTGCTGATCGCCCGCCAGCATCCCGAACAGCCCCTGCGCCCGAACGGAAAACAAGCGGTGCAGCAAGGCATCGTCCACGGCTTGGGAACAGCCTGCGACAAAGCTGTCGCGCCCTTGCTCCCAGGGTATCGCATCCTGCGATGGCATCAGGCGCGACAGTATTGAATGCTGGCGCAACAGGGCGAACAGCTCGCCTGTCATGAAAGTATGAAACTGCAGGATTCGACGGTTTTCCACCACAGCCCATTTGCTGTGCGTGCCCGGCAAAACGAATATGCCATCCTTCAGGCCCGAGGCATCGAGCGCCCCGAAAATCTGAACCTCTTCTCCGCGTATTACGTCAGGCGCGCCATTTGCATGGTGTGTAGCCAGCCCGGGCACAAAGCCCACCGGTACGCCCGCCCCGCCCGACCAGACCAGGCCGGCACCCAGCTCGTCAAAGCCGGCCGGACATGGTACATAAGGTGCTTCGCACCAACCCTGGCGGCTGCCTATCATGCCCGCCGCCAATACCAGGCTTGCAGGATAGTCCCGCAGCCAGGGGCCGATAAGCCGATCAAATACATCATGGAATCCGCCGTCGGCAATCGACATGATGCCGTCGTCCGTACTGATTTCACGCAACACAGATCCCTGCGCATTCATCAACGCAGCGCGCAGTGAAGAAGTGCCCCAATCCAGGGCAATTAAGTATGAAGCATCCGGCATGAAAATTGTTAGCCCTGGAATGCCGCCGCATCGACCTGTTCGAGGCGATAAGCGCGGCCTGGTTTTTAATACTGGTAACGGGCTATTTATTGCGCTTCACAAATCGACCCGCCCTGGCCACGGCACTCTGTTGACGGCCGTTGAAACTCAAGCACCCGTTGACCCAGACCTGCTCTATGCCGTCGCTGAACTGAGCCGGTTCCGCATAAGTGGCCCGATCGCGTACTTTGTCCGGATCG
This genomic window contains:
- a CDS encoding 2-dehydro-3-deoxy-6-phosphogalactonate aldolase, whose protein sequence is MSIEPFLDRFPLIAIFRGVRPEEIIAIAQEVVSAGFQILEVPLNSPCPLESIELLARHFPDQLVGAGTVMSPDDVLAIANAGGQLILMPHSDPSVVRRAKQSGLLCVPGVATPTEAFAALANGADALKLYPAEQIGPMVVKAWRAVVPHRHRLLPVGGITPGNMEEYLRAGANGFGLGSALYKAGMSAKDVAANAQAFRDALARLQEEGLVKAGPLLNL
- a CDS encoding 2-dehydro-3-deoxygalactonokinase gives rise to the protein MPDASYLIALDWGTSSLRAALMNAQGSVLREISTDDGIMSIADGGFHDVFDRLIGPWLRDYPASLVLAAGMIGSRQGWCEAPYVPCPAGFDELGAGLVWSGGAGVPVGFVPGLATHHANGAPDVIRGEEVQIFGALDASGLKDGIFVLPGTHSKWAVVENRRILQFHTFMTGELFALLRQHSILSRLMPSQDAIPWEQGRDSFVAGCSQAVDDALLHRLFSVRAQGLFGMLAGDQQSDYLSGLVIGEEIREALSLVPGAAGGHIHLVCKPSLFKRYQAALSVFGVDSSECTQQASFQGMLAIARGCGLIS
- the guaB gene encoding IMP dehydrogenase, translated to MRLIKKALTFDDVLLVPAYSEVLPRDTQLATQLTRNITINIPLVSAAMDTVTESRLAIAMAQEGGIGIIHKNLSADEQAREVARVKRHEFGIVIDPVTVTPTMKVRDAIALQRQHGISGLPVVEAGKLVGIVTNRDLRFEDRLDVPLRDIMTPQERLITMKEGATLDEAQTLMHQHRLERVLIVNDKFQLRGLATVKDIVKNTEHPSACKDSLGQLRVGAAVGVGDGTEERVEKLAAAGVDVIVVDTAHGHSAGVIERVGWVKKNYPKVQVIGGNIATAAAARALVDVGADGVKVGIGPGSICTTRIVAGVGVPQITAIADVAKALQDTGVPLIADGGIRYSGDVAKALAAGASACMMGGMFAGTEEAPGEVVLFQGRSYKSYRGMGSVGAMTDGSADRYFQDPANNADKLVPEGIEGRVPYKGSVIAIIYQLVGGIRASMGYCGCASIEQMRSKAEFVEITSAGVRESHVHDVQITKEAPNYRAD